Within the Rosa rugosa chromosome 2, drRosRugo1.1, whole genome shotgun sequence genome, the region TGTGTGGAGCTCATGACCTCGCTGAGGTACCCCTCTTTCGTGCCACGGAGGAACTCGGTGAGCTTGGACTCGACTTCCGAGCCGCTGAGGACGTACACGACTACACGAGGCGGAAAAATAAGGAAGGGCGGCAGCCGGCGATCCAGAGAAGAGAGTTCTCCCAGGGAGAGCACCAGTTCGGTGCAAAGTAGGCAGAGATGTCTTTGTGGGCGAGTTTGTTACGCTTTTTGATGTAGTCCTGGAAGTGAGTGATGCTCTTCTCGGCGAGCTGTTTAAGTTGGTCTATGTTTTCCGGCTCGACGGTGAGAGCTTGGGAAAGCTCCGAGAGGTCTTTCTCTTGGGTTGTCATCCATTCTTTGAAGCAGCATTTGGATTCCTCTCTGTCACCGCTTGCcatttttagggtttgggatttaTTGTGGAGAAGCAGTGAAAGAAAGAAGTATTTGCATTACATCTTTTGCCTTGCAAGAAGGGAAAGAATTGAAGCGGTGGTGTGTGTTAGGGATGTTCATGATGTTTTGGAAGGACACGTAGAGATGGTGATGACTAGTCTCGCTTGGTTTTCAGCAGCTCGAGTTCCATAGACTCAGATTTTGATCTCATGCACGTGACACCTAGGTGAGGAGATTGACACATCACAATTGAGAACCCAAAAACTTAATTtgatttgtttgttgttttgttgttcGTTGTTCGGACTTGTTCCATGATGGAAGAGCTGGGTTTTTTAATTTGTAGGCAAGACAAGTGTTTAGGTTGTAATAACCGGatttttataattaatcaaaagcaaggaacatgatcatttcattctttacctttcatgatgattgtcgattagagcactatgaattgttgccgacactcgatcgaccgacagcagaaacttaattcctttcctctctatttctctctcgttctctctctcgtttcctctcgtcacagtcgaagaaacaaaacagagcTTTGTTCATCGTGCTGCACCGTCCACCACAGACCACCAAACAACCTCAGACCACCttccacggcttcgcctcgaccttgcgcagctaccggaggtaaccttgcgcggcggcacggccggcagcgacggcggcgaccccgagtccggtttagctcgttttcgttccaaactcgatatctcgagctacagagcaccatttcacttgattcttggctcattgagctcgcctcatcttcctatacaagcaccaagaaggatcggaactggatcgaacgttttcacgttcgtcggagctcgacccgtgcggatcgaacaaccaaccttcggatcaagatatctcgagctatacacgatcgtttcttgtgattcttggcttgttgagttcataaggaagttctgaacaattctccagaagggatcgaggcgtgaggttgtaattttcacgtcgattttggagctcgccggattctggaaattttccaccaccaccgaagcttttgataggtatatctcgagttgtagtgcatcgttttgagtgattcttaaactggtaaactcaccttgagtttcttaacaactctctagaaggaatcgaagcctgaaattgaagttttgacgtcgaaatcaagccttgccggattctgcaaaattctggaatttttccgaccaccgaagctttcgatcggtatatctcgagctacagaccatatttttctgtgattcttgaaccagtgagttcttcttgagtttcttaacaactcttcagaaggaatcgaagccttaaattgacgtttttacgtcgaattggagctcgccgttttctgcagtttctcgccggtttctggaaaattccggccaccttcatactgttcaaggtaattttcgaccccttccggtcattttcagacttcgtgctagttatgaaagttgtcaagcatgatgagaggaagaagagcagcccggccccgacaccattggtggtggtcggcggcggctctgccactaactccggcggccctttccggccacctccggggatcaaaaatatggtttctgtacattttcagattctatatttcaatacgatcatttcgatatattatacgcaatttttggatatcgtatgattaagttatgaatttttaagtttagatcgatttcgatcgttagatttgtgatctgtgaagttagtaccgtcagatggacttgtagttttgatatgatgatcttatgacagtcccagtggctttgtgtagtcatgggcgaagatccgaccgttggatcttcgtataaatgcaaaacagtgattaggaaggcgatccgtgaggatccgaccgttggatcatcatttaatttcaatccgaccgttggattgtcgtttgattatgtttttgagttatttgctaagttaaggtcatgtttgattaggtgatcgacggtttgatttggcggacgattcgtgaaattgtattttgagctgttaagaagacgcagcgggaatttagaggtgagtaaacctcacgtggttcatattacgaaccgaataaatttaattaccttattttgtcgtaattgcgtgaaaatatttatgaaataaatatttgttttaaaatcatatggacttgatcaactacggtccatgggtaagtaaaatgatttttactatacaaatgaatttctcggtttattgcatgtgaactatagttggtattagtgattatccctgagcggataattacgtatatatatatttacgtgattatatgtgaatggtgtgacattgaagagtgtggaattgggatgattaaattatcatgaattgacatgtaacttaccatatttatatgtgatgaacatgattgatgagttcttgttaatattcatgatttacattggaggatgtatagagttagagaatgtaggattctgaggatgaggtgtccgaagttcgacggttaaggataaccggagtgtttgtgtactgaggacggggatgtccaaggtgcgacggtttattattaaccgaagttgtgtgctgaggacggggatgtccaaagtgcgacggtttattattaaccgaagtatatggtgctgaggacggggatgtccaaagcgcgacggttatagtgttaaccgaagtatttttgccgttgcttgaccctaggccaaggtgtcagaggtaacgaggcagttagagctctaacgtgttatgggatgggaccaaagtggtgatagtgttgtgagataggaccaaaaatggtgatagtgttgtgtgataagaccaaagtggtgatattgaatgggtttgacgtttgcgtcgtggatgttgagattgttggttgtgttgttgagttataagaattgtaatttaaaatcaacagttctttcttgtttactcatactggctgtaaaaagcttaccgggttttgtgttgttgcaactcccggtacactattcaaattgtgtagcgggaaatcctacaggtcaggagaaccaggacggtgatcgggctgcttagagtagtgttatgtgaattacagcattatattgtgaggtttgttatgctcatttagagctttgcaattttactttgtaagagtgaattgtaataattaactcgaggttttcgagtttttgtgttgagtggcgagtggtgtgtttgtttgtgagaaaaaaattcagaacgtatttgtattaattgtttattcatgtttcggatttgaattggttattcaaaattcggggcgtgacagtttggtatcaaagcgtaaggtacatatttggtgataatcagtacctcccgagtgatggcccgtctgcagcggatccccatcatatactcttcggtactggtataatcattgggtatgtcttagtatggggtctagacaacgtgtaagtccgtaggacggtagagttgtctactaagttcgtattagaataagtttagtttccgcgagttgtgatcttcgaggaataggaacctctggatttaactctgatgagtcggtgaggtagaggtcgagtctgatgtagggacaggatctttctatggagacagttgaggatgaggtggaggcattagaggttgagttgcctagtctacctgtagttgatgtgatggatgttattcttgggttgaaatggtgaaagagattaagaccctaggaatagttgaaaagagaattgatctcaccaactcaagatgataggagtgtgagagattatgagacagaattctcaagactatattggtgtacgagtgtagtgatgtaatttgggagatacttatgttacctttaataagggtagtatgttaagtgatcatggcataggttgactttgtaagtgaagtggtggagtttgtgtagcttctttgagttataacctttgaggaatgggaacctttggattaaactctggtggagttattgaggatggtttccacgaaaaacagtatccttatgtgcattgtagtcgttggttgttggggtcatggtgtttgaccaatgcttgtatctaaagtcgttacgagtatttgactagtagttgtgatactttccattagttggatatgcagatgttttgagttgaagaatacttagcagttattggttgcttagtgatggaattgtgttataatggagcattcattcatgctcagttgtttggtgtttaggatagctactatatattagctaaatgtcggggtgtggtttgaggtctgcggatggtattggaaattattgtggagtgctgcttcactgactattgttgagtagtgatgcataattcgttgttactatgatggattttgtgtatggttgacttatggaaagattgatatgacctcgtgataggattgactgtgaagagacattgtgttgatgtatgagcttaggtaataacgttgttttcaactctaggagtgctagggttgtataactaatttatgaggccagatactgttgtgaggacagattatggattatgacgtggttagtgtgaagtgctataatcacagaattttgaccactagatgttgacttaccaccaaatgagcagtgaggtgattcgtgggtgagatactgagtgttgtaccagtatcgattagtggatgctaagatggtacatattgcttgttgaagcaattgatagatggaatgatcgagattttttttagagttgtaagtgtaactctaaagatgtgggtttttcctaactaactcaggaagtgtttagctttattaatccctaattctagcgacgaaattattgtgtttggtttgactcagaggatactagcttgacctctgtgtgacttaattgattgctaggttttgagtgattgtttttattgcatcattatgaaagatgtgtgcagcagagttctcgatggtttttgaaaagagtattgagtgaccaaggttcgatccttggtgttgttgttggttaaacaaaaagaaaagaaaacatgcacacaatcttattgattttatattacaaaaagggaaacgaggactattctatactaagcctagtcagcagctccggatgggttgaggctgagctcaagagaaacgtttgagccactgtggtaaccgcctgagccaccagaatagtaaccaaatgcgctaccttcctcggaagtagtcttcaggttaccaaagacgtcctcgccgtgcacggggaacagaggaagagtttgaacctcctggtgatctcctcctcgttgttgtagggatgtttgtcctcctgttgtgccaaaagagttgtactggtattagtgttgaagtgtgaggaagattatgaaacaaaatttaaatcaagaaatccttcattaccagtagaataggtggaaccaaagttgagatcaatggatctaccatcatcagtagaactagtggacccaaaattgatgtcgatggatccaccagctggcccaaaattgatgtcgatggatccaccagcaccagtagaaccagtggacccaaaattgagatcgatggatccaccagtaccaagagaactagttcccatgggcactggagcagcctgattacacctattcatctgcttctctcgagccctgacgttctggaaccaaaagtaaatgttcttaccctcaacatgtccatactggttcagctggaggcagatctcgtgaatgtgctctgtagatgggcacttaaatcccttgacgtagtaaagatccttgaggattcttatttgttctggagtaggaatccatctggtacggcttcgccagaaatccatgttggcactacttccagctgcttgggtgtttcctccctcctctgttggttgctgttgttgtggttccatttgttgcggggtttggagctccattagttgcagagttcgtggctcttgggtcatgaggtgagaggatgtgaatatcgaggaatacatggtttagtgtttgagggagattttgttagaaggattggagttgttgaactggtgattggagatctgagattctcagaggaaagatgaaatcgaatcttcaaatgggagagaagatcagaagagaaggattgaaattgatgaagaaaggatttgagtttcgagaggaagactgcagagtttgagagagaatggctggggaaaaattcttttctttggtgtgaacagtttttctccaggatgcacctatttatagaacgaggtgagcagatctccaccgttggatggacgatctctgagattcaatctacgcgttggattaaagtcatccgaaaacccggaaaagttgttggcgcgtggagagcgtgtaaggggacaggccgaacctcgagacgctgtggcagacagctttagccgaaagtgatttgctttccgtaaatcacggaagagacgtgtcgtggcacgtggagtgtaccgacagtttgtcgttattctatcgcttatgatagaataaataaaagaagttgcatggatagtaacgagagcagctggtgctctagtggttgaagagcaaggctcttgtacaagaggtcagaggttcgaaccttgcctctcgtttatttttattatgttcgcttatgacataataagtataacatttgtacacattatattaagcacagcttgtgctccagtggttgggggaaaaaggtttcgtgcggcaggttgaggtttcgaaccttgtcttccctgttattttatttatgtcgcttatgacataataaatataacacgtgagcatatattaatgaaggtagctcttgcttcagtggttgggagcaaaaccttcgtgttcgaggtcgggagttcgaaccttacctcttacaaatatttttggatctcgtatatgcttgatatacggacgtatatacggtatgtacggtatacatacatatatatggtctgtacggtatgcatacgtatatacagttgtacgatatgcatacgtatatacggtctgtacggtatgcatacatatatacggtatacctacggtatgtacaatttcataccgtagccgagctggaagtcggtgggccgattggtaggcccaaatgttaagcccaattgttcggcccgaatggtaggcccaaatgttaaacccaaattggttcgggccggttcgaaatgtgaatggttcggtttcttcggcccaattggccagccctaatgcttagccaaggattgagcaagcccaagtcatcgtcactgggtgacatattttattggcgtgcttttggggatgatttgttttgagtgatgctaattgagtagcgaaacgctttgtgggagtgtttactgtgcttgtatgccagtacagggtgaagatctatgtgaggatctatgagataatctctgtgaagatctaagtgatgatctatgtgatgatccatgtgatgattttgtgtaattgatgtggagtgatgttgagcagttgtgttgtgagtttacgtttgtgatgaaaggatttagtggccataggaatgtatttttatacaaagggctgaggctttgtagattactacagatttggaaaagatggagattctatagttagagtctgacatgagagtgaagtatccacagctctttgtggaattgggtgcttgaatttcgggacgaaattcgtttaaggggggtagattgtaataaccggatttttataattaatcaaaagcaaggaacatgatcatttcattctttacctttcatgatgattgtcgattagagcactatgaattgttgccgacactcgatcgaccgacagcagaaacttaattcctttcctctctatttctctctcgttctctctctcgtttcctctcgtcacagtcgaagaaacaaaacagagcTTTGTTCATCGTGCTGCACCGTCCACCACAGACCACCAAACAACCTCAGACCACCttccacggcttcgcctcgaccttgcgcagctaccggaggtaaccttgcgcggcggcacggccggcagcgacggcggcgaccccgagtccggtttagctcgttttcgttccaaactcgatatctcgagctacagagcaccatttcacttgattcttggctcattgagctcgcctcatcttcctatacaagcaccaagaaggatcggaactggatcgaacgttttcacgttcgtcggagctcgacccgtgcggatcgaacaaccaaccttcggatcaagatatctcgagctatacacgatcgtttcttgtgattcttggcttgttgagttcataaggaagttctgaacaattctccagaagggatcgaggcgtgaggttgtaattttcacgtcgattttggagctcgccggattctggaaattttccaccaccaccgaagcttttgataggtatatctcgagttgtagtgcatcgttttgagtgattcttaaactggtaaactcaccttgagtttcttaacaactctctagaaggaatcgaagcctgaaattgaagttttgacgtcgaaatcaagccttgccggattctgcaaaattctggaatttttccgaccaccgaagctttcgatcggtatatctcgagctacagaccatatttttctgtgattcttgaaccagtgagttcttcttgagtttcttaacaactcttcagaaggaatcgaagccttaaattgacgtttttacgtcgaattggagctcgccgttttctgcagtttctcgccggtttctggaaaattccggccaccttcatactgttcaaggtaattttcgaccccttccggtcattttcagacttcgtgctagttatgaaagttgtcaagcatgatgagaggaagaagagcagcccggccccgacaccattggtggtggtcggcggcggctctgccactaactccggcggccctttccggccacctccggggatcaaaaatatggtttctgtacattttcagattctatatttcaatacgatcatttcgatatattatacgcaatttttggatatcgtatgattaagttatgaatttttaagtttagatcgatttcgatcgttagatttgtgatctgtgaagttagtaccgtcagatggacttgtagttttgatatgatgatcttatgacagtcccagtggctttgtgtagtcatgggcgaagatccgaccgttggatcttcgtataaatgcaaaacagtgattaggaaggcgatccgtgaggatccgaccgttggatcatcatttaatttcaatccgaccgttggattgtcgtttgattatgtttttgagttatttgctaagttaaggtcatgtttgattaggtgatcgacggtttgatttggcggacgattcgtgaaattgtattttgagctgttaagaagacgcagcgggaatttagaggtgagtaaacctcacgtggttcatattacgaaccgaataaatttaattaccttattttgtcgtaattgcgtgaaaatatttatgaaataaatatttgttttaaaatcatatggacttgatcaactacggtccatgggtaagtaaaatgatttttactatacaaatgaatttctcggtttattgcatgtgaactatagttggtattagtgattatccctgagcggataattacgtatatatatatttacgtgattatatgtgaatggtgtgacattgaagagtgtggaattgggatgattaaattatcatgaattgacatgtaacttaccatatttatatgtgatgaacatgattgatgagttcttgttaatattcatgatttacattggaggatgtatagagttagagaatgtaggattctgaggatgaggtgtccgaagttcgacggttaaggataaccggagtgtttgtgtactgaggacggggatgtccaaggtgcgacggtttattattaaccgaagttgtgtgctgaggacggggatgtccaaagtgcgacggtttattattaaccgaagtatatggtgctgaggacggggatgtccaaagcgcgacggttatagtgttaaccgaagtatttttgccgttgcttgaccctaggccaaggtgtcagaggtaacgaggcagttagagctctaacgtgttatgggatgggaccaaagtggtgatagtgttgtgagataggaccaaaaatggtgatagtgttgtgtgataagaccaaagtggtgatattgaatgggtttgacgtttgcgtcgtggatgttgagattgttggttgtgttgttgagttataagaattgtaatttaaaatcaacagttctttcttgtttactcatactggctgtaaaaagcttaccgggttttgtgttgttgcaactcccggtacactattcaaattgtgtagcgggaaatcctacaggtcaggagaaccaggacggtgatcgggctgcttagagtagtgttatgtgaattacagcattatattgtgaggtttgttatgctcatttagagctttgcaattttactttgtaagagtgaattgtaataattaactc harbors:
- the LOC133731322 gene encoding LOW QUALITY PROTEIN: protein DELAY OF GERMINATION 1 (The sequence of the model RefSeq protein was modified relative to this genomic sequence to represent the inferred CDS: deleted 2 bases in 1 codon; substituted 1 base at 1 genomic stop codon); the protein is MASGDREESKCCFKEWMTTQEKDLSELSQALTVEPENIDQLKQLAEKSITHFQDYIKKRNKLAHKDISAYFAPNWCSPWENSLLWIAGCRPSLFFRLVXVYVLSGSEVESKLTEFLRGTKEGYLSEVMSSTQLLMINALQSKTISEEERLTMKLADLQEDIADQPIAMIAKGLSKVGEMNGVVEKVLDNHGRQMVKVLEEADGLRMNTLKELVKILSPLQAVDFLVASKKLHLCVHNWGSQRDQKHGRKESDEEC
- the LOC133729454 gene encoding protein WUSCHEL-like, producing MYSSIFTSSHLMTQEPRTLQLMELQTPQQMEPQQQQPTEEGGNTQAAGSSANMDFWRSRTRWIPTPEQIRILKDLYYVKGFKCPSTEHIHEICLQLNQYGHVEGKNIYFWFQNVRAREKQMNRCNQAAPVPMGTSSLGTGGSIDLNFGSTGSTGAGGSIDINFGPAGGSIDINFGSTSSTDDGRSIDLNFGSTYSTGGQTSLQQRGGDHQEVQTLPLFPVHGEDVFGNLKTTSEEGSAFGYYSGGSGGYHSGSNVSLELSLNPSGAAD